GGACATTGCCCTGGCAAACCTCGTGCAGGACGAATTGGGCCACGCCCAGGTGTGGCTCTCGCTGCGCGCAGAGCTCGACGGCAGCGACCCCGACGCGCTGGCCTACGGGCGCGGCGCAGGCGAATACCGCTGCGCCCAGCTGGTCGAATTGCCCCGTGGCGACTGGGCCTTCACGCTGCTGCGGCAGTTTCTGTTCGACGCCTACGAGCTGGTGTGGCTTGGCGCGGCCCGTGAAAGCACCTACACGCCGCTTTCGCAGGCCGTACAGAAGATCATCCGCGAGGAACGCTTTCACCTCCAGCACACCCGGCTCTGGGTTGAGCGCCTTGGGCTCGGGACCGAGGAATCACGGCGCCGGACCCAGAACGCGCTGAACGAACTGTGGCCGCTCTGCCCACAGCTGTTTGCGCTCCTCCCTGGCGAGGACGGGCTGGTGAAGGCCGGCGTGCTGCCCTCTCCCGAGTCCCTGTTCGGC
The Deinococcus peraridilitoris DSM 19664 genome window above contains:
- the paaC gene encoding 1,2-phenylacetyl-CoA epoxidase subunit PaaC, with protein sequence MTQTDILQLGSELRTALILKLTALADDELILSHRNSEWVGHAPILEEDIALANLVQDELGHAQVWLSLRAELDGSDPDALAYGRGAGEYRCAQLVELPRGDWAFTLLRQFLFDAYELVWLGAARESTYTPLSQAVQKIIREERFHLQHTRLWVERLGLGTEESRRRTQNALNELWPLCPQLFALLPGEDGLVKAGVLPSPESLFGQWQPLVAAHLEGCGLTLPTVGAREWSRERHTEHLAPMLAEMQEVARWDPSASEW